One genomic region from Equus asinus isolate D_3611 breed Donkey chromosome 10, EquAss-T2T_v2, whole genome shotgun sequence encodes:
- the ISYNA1 gene encoding inositol-3-phosphate synthase 1 translates to MKAAAEFVVESPDVVYGPEAIEAQYEYRTTGVSREGGVLKVRPTSTRFTFRTARQVPRLGVMLVGWGGNNGSTLTAAVLANRLRLSWPTRTGRKEANYYGSLTQASTVSLGLDAEGQEVFVPFSALLPMVAPNDLVFDGWDISSLNLAEAMRRAQVLDWGLQEQLWPHMEPLRPRPSIYIPEFIAANQSVRADNLIPGTRAQQLEQIRRDICDFRSKAGLDKVIVLWTANTERFCEVVPGLNDTAENLLRTIELGLEVSPSTLFAVASILEGCAFLNGSPQNTLVPGALELAWQRRVFVGGDDFKSGQTKVKSVLVDFLIGSGLKTMSIVSYNHLGNNDGQNLSAPPQFRSKEVSKSSVVDDMVQSNPVLYAPGEEPNHCVVIKYVPYVGDSKRALDEYTSELMMGGTNTLVLHNTCEDSLLAAPIMLDLVLLTELCQRVSFCTDADPEPQSFHPVLSLLSFLFKAPLVPPGSPVVNALFRQRSCIENILRACVGLPPQNHMLLEHKMERPCLRQGQPVAPAYAGPCKKGSAPTAPNGCVGDANGHTKAEAPQMLTT, encoded by the exons ATGAAGGCCGCAGCCGAGTTCGTGGTCGAGAGCCCGGACGTGGTCTACGGCCCCGAGGCCATCGAGGCACAGTACGAGTACAGGACGACAGGCGTCAGCCGCGAGGGCGGTGTCCTCAAG GTGCGCCCCACGTCCACGCGCTTCACCTTCCGGACCGCCCGGCAGGTGCCCCGGCTCGGGGTCATGCTTGTCGGCTGGGGCGGGAACAACGGCTCCACGCTCACCGCCGCCGTGCTGGCCAACCGACTGCGTCTGTCCTGGCCCACGCGCACCGGCCGCAAG GAGGCCAACTACTACGGCTCGCTGACGCAGGCGAGCACCGTTAGCCTGGGCCTGGACGCCGAGGGCCAGGAGGTGTTCGTGCCCTTCAGCGCACTGCTGCCCATGGTGGCGCCCAACGACCTCGTGTTCGACG GCTGGGACATATCGTCGCTGAATCTGGCCGAGGCGATGCGGCGCGCGCAGGTGCTGGACTGGGGGCTGCAGGAGCAACTGTGGCCACACATGGAGCCCTTACGCCCACGCCCCTCCATCTACATCCCCGAGTTCATCGCCGCTAACCAGAGTGTGCGCGCCGACAACCTCATCCCAGGCACGCGAGCGCAGCAG CTGGAGCAGATCCGCAGAGACATCTGCGACTTCCGGTCCAAGGCTGGGCTGGACAAAGTCATCGTGTTGTGGACAGCAAACACGGAGCGCTTCTGCGAAGTGGTCCCGGGCCTCAATGACACCGCTGAGAACCTGCTGCGCACCATTGAG CTGGGCCTCGAGGTGTCGCCCTCCACACTCTTCGCCGTGGCCAGCATCTTGGAAGGCTGTGCCTTCCTCAACGGGTCCCCACAGAACACACTAGTGCCTGGTGCCCTTGAGCTCGCATGGCAGCGCCGCGTCTTTGTGGGCGGAGACGACTTCAAGTCCGGCCAGACCAAGGTCAAGTCCGTGCTTGTGGACTTCCTTATCGGCTCCGGCCTGAAG ACCATGTCCATCGTGAGCTACAACCACCTAGGCAACAATGATGGGCAAAACCTGTCAGCACCGCCCCAGTTCCGCTCCAAGGAGGTGTCCAAGAGCAGTGTGGTGGATGACATGGTGCAGAGCAACCCAGTGCTCTACGCACCCGGCGAGGAGCCCAACCACTGC GTGGTCATCAAGTACGTGCCCTATGTGGGCGACAGCAAGCGTGCACTGGATGAGTACACATCGGAGCTCATGATGGGCGGCACCAACACGCTGGTGCTGCATAACACATGTGAG GACTCTCTCCTGGCTGCACCCATCATGCTGGATCTGGTACTGCTGACAGAGCTGTGCCAGCGTGTGAGCTTCTGCACCGACGCTGACCCGGAGCCACAGAGCTTCCACCCAGTGCTGTCGCTGCTCAGCTTTCTCTTCAAGGCACCGCTggtgccaccaggcagccccgTGGTCAACGCACTCTTCCGCCAGCGCAGCTGCATCGAGAACATCCTAAG GGCCTGCGTGGGGCTCCCGCCGCAGAACCACATGCTTCTGGAGCACAAGATGGAGCGCCCCTGCCTCAGGCAAGGCCAGCCTGTGGCCCCTGCCTATGCTGGGCCTTGCAAGAAGGGGTCAGCCCCGACTGCCCCCAACGGCTGTGTCGGTGATGCCAATGGTCATACAAAGGCCGAGGCACCCCAGATGCTCACCACCTGA